A genomic stretch from Leishmania infantum JPCM5 genome chromosome 23 includes:
- the HASPB gene encoding hydrophilic acylated surface protein b, translated as MGAYCTKDSAKEPQKRADNIHKTTEANHRGAAGVPPKHAGGAMNDSAPKEDGHTQKNDGDGPKEDGRTQKNDDGGPKEDGHTQKNDGDGPKEDGRTQKNNGDGPKEDGHTQKNDGDAPKEDGRTQKNDGDGPKEDGRTQKNDGDGPKEDGRTQKNDGDGPKEDGRTQKNDGDGPKEDGHTQKNDGDGPKEDGRTQKNDGGGPKEDENLQQNDGNAQEKNEDGHNVGDGANGNEDGNDDQPKEQVAGN; from the coding sequence ATGGGAGCCTACTGCACGAAGGACTCCGCAAAGGAGCCCCAGAAGCGTGCTGATAACATCCATAAAACCACTGAGGCCAATCACAgaggcgccgccggtgtGCCCCCGAAgcacgccggcggtgcgATGAACGACTCTGCCCCGAAGGAGGATGGCCATACACAGAAAAATGACGGCGATGGCCCTAAGGAGGACGGCCGTACACAGAAAAACGACGACGGTGGCCCTAAGGAGGACGGCCATACACAGAAAAATGACGGCGATGGCCCTAAGGAGGACGGCCGTACACAGAAAAATAACGGCGATGGCCCTAAGGAGGACGGCCATACACAGAAAAATGACGGCGATGCCCCTAAGGAGGACGGCCGTACACAGAAAAATGACGGCGATGGCCCTAAGGAGGACGGCCGTACACAGAAAAATGACGGCGATGGCCCTAAGGAGGACGGCCGTACACAGAAAAATGACGGCGATGGCCCTAAGGAGGACGGCCGTACACAGAAAAATGACGGCGATGGCCCTAAGGAGGACGGCCATACACAGAAAAATGACGGCGATGGCCCTAAGGAGGACGGCCGTACACAGAAAAatgacggcggtggcccTAAGGAGGATGAGAATCTGCAGCAAAACGATGGGAATGCGCAGGAGAAGAACGAAGATGGACACAACGTGGGGGATGGAGCTAACGGCAATGAGGATGGTAACGATGATCAGCCGAAGGAGCAGGTTGCCGGCAACTAG
- the SHERP gene encoding small hydrophilic endoplasmic reticulum-associated protein (sherp): protein MNQETKDQMNNAAAETSDNAHNKIQELKDGVSNKAAEARDAVGSTVESIKDKISGGS, encoded by the coding sequence ATGAACCAGGAGACAAAGGACCAGATGAAcaacgccgcggcggagacgaGCGACAATGCGCACAACAAGATCCAGGAGCTGAAGGACGGTGTGAGCAATAAGGCTGCAGAGGCCCGTGATGCAGTGGGCAGCACGGTTGAGAGCATCAAGGACAAGATAAGCGGCGGCTCGTAA
- the HASPA2 gene encoding hydrophilic acylated surface protein a, whose protein sequence is MRRTASMSRRAPVLCRRTSGMRRRRTKMDTTWGMELTAMRMVTMISRRSRLPATSALRPGLCASRALHPAVRASSHVNRVCVSRFISLPRTVADACTGSLWLHLLTTASVLGSPSSLRLRVCGTGWPGRAADVVGACGVIAESLAAGLLLRNCGQARPCLCVCCDRRL, encoded by the coding sequence ATGAGAAGGACGGCATCCATGTCCAGGAGAGCGCCGGTCCTGTGCAGGAGAACTTCGGGGATGCGCAGGAGAAGAACGAAGATGGACACAACGTGGGGGATGGAGCTAACGGCAATGAGGATGGTAACGATGATCAGCCGAAGGAGCAGGTTGCCGGCAACTAGTGCACTGCGTCCGGGCTTGTGTGCGAGCCGTGCTCTGCACCCCGCCGTTCGTGCATCCTCGCATGTGAaccgcgtgtgtgtctcccgCTTTATCTCTCTTCCCCGCACAGTGGCTGATGCCTGCACGGGGTCGCTGTGGCTGCACCTGCTGACCACTGCCAGCGTTCTCggctcgccctcctctctccgcctccgagtGTGCGGTACGGGCTGGCCTGGGCGCGCCGCGGATGTCGTCGGTGCGTGCGGGGTCATCGCCGAGAGTTTGGCAGCTGGGCTGCTGCTACGCAACTGTGGCCAGGCCAGGCcctgcctctgtgtgtgctgtgatCGCCGGCTCTAG